The following proteins are co-located in the Acipenser ruthenus chromosome 35, fAciRut3.2 maternal haplotype, whole genome shotgun sequence genome:
- the LOC131705166 gene encoding CD48 antigen-like — MEWKLVLSEKHKMIYFWKSIILLSISCGRAEPVAQQVKGIVGESVTLTVEIPNLQPDTEIDWRYGSEKTDWLIARVQRGRIEVYEDRYKARLQTDNTTSALQISRLEKEDSGHYIVEVYRKIKFQKIFLLSIYDAVPIPQVNRSSEARDNDYCILLCSVTESNNVLLSWQRNWTEVTQPSSTSTTRLQLSNYELQGENSTNTYACVASNPVHNHTVTFMPSDYCPSTAIKGF; from the exons ATGGAATGGAAACTTGTCTTGtcagaaaaacataaaatgatttatttttggaaaagcaTAATCCTGTTGAGCATTTCATGTGGCAGGG CAGAGCCAGTAGCCCAGCAGGTGAAAGGGATTGTGGGTGAATCGGTCACTTTGACTGTGGAGATACCAAACCTGCAGCCTGACACTGAAATTGACTGGAGATACGGGTCTGAGAAAACAGACTGGCTGATTGCAAGGGTTCAGAGAGGGAGAATTGAAGTTTATGAGGACAGATACAAAGCGAGGCTGCAGACAGACAACACGACAAGCGCTCTTCAGATTAGCAGACTGGAGAAAGAGGACAGTGGACATTACATTGTGGAAGTGTACAGAAAAATCAAATTCCAGAAAATATTCCTTTTGTCCATTTACG ATGCAGTTCCTATCCCTCAAGTTAACAGGAGCAGTGAAGCCAGGGACAATGATTATTGCATTCTTCTGTGTTCAGTGACAGAAAGCAACAATGTGCTTCTATCCTGGCAAAGAAACTGGACTGAAGTGACTCAACCGAGCTCAACAAGCACAACCCGACTCCAACTGTCCAACTACGAACTACAGGGGGAGAACTCTACCAACACATACGCCTGTGTGGCCAGCAACCCAGTCCACAATCACACAGTAACCTTCATGCCTTCAGATTACTGCCCTAGCACAGCGATCAAAG GTTTTTAA